In the Azospirillum formosense genome, one interval contains:
- a CDS encoding acyl-CoA dehydrogenase family protein, which yields MSDTTASMTDAERDEQERLILDSVDRFLDRHVRPVALKLEHDDAYPDEIVERMKELGLFGATIPEEYGGLGLRPSTYAKMIERISSVWMSLSGIINSHLIMAFIVTKTGTEEQKAAFLPRFATGELRGGLALTEPDCGTDLQAIRTVAKRDGDDYVINGSKTWITNGIQGSCFALLVKTDPTAQPRHKGMTMFLAEKGPGFQVSRKLEKLGYKGIDSAELVFEDYRVPADRLIGGVEGRGMACAISGLELGRVNVAARGVGVAQAALDESVKYSQQRKTFGKPIHEHQAVAMKLADMATRVSAARLLVQQAAKALDRGERCDYEAGMAKLFASEAAVENSLDAMRIHGGYGYSKEFVVERLYRDAPLLCIGEGTNEIQRIIIAKRLIEQNPV from the coding sequence ATGAGCGACACCACCGCCAGCATGACCGATGCGGAACGCGACGAGCAGGAGCGCCTGATCCTCGACAGCGTGGACCGCTTCCTCGACCGCCACGTCCGTCCGGTCGCCCTGAAGCTGGAGCATGACGACGCCTACCCCGACGAGATCGTCGAGCGGATGAAGGAGCTGGGCCTGTTCGGGGCGACGATCCCCGAGGAGTATGGCGGGCTGGGCCTGCGCCCCTCCACCTACGCCAAGATGATCGAGCGCATCTCCTCGGTGTGGATGTCGCTGTCCGGCATCATCAACTCCCACCTCATCATGGCCTTCATCGTCACCAAGACGGGGACGGAGGAGCAGAAGGCCGCCTTCCTGCCGCGCTTCGCCACTGGCGAGCTGCGCGGCGGCCTCGCTTTGACCGAGCCGGACTGCGGCACCGACCTCCAGGCCATCCGCACGGTGGCCAAGCGCGACGGCGACGACTACGTCATCAACGGCTCGAAGACCTGGATCACCAACGGCATCCAGGGAAGCTGCTTCGCCCTGCTGGTCAAGACCGACCCGACGGCGCAGCCCCGCCACAAGGGCATGACGATGTTCCTGGCCGAGAAGGGGCCGGGCTTCCAGGTCAGCCGCAAGCTGGAGAAGCTGGGCTACAAGGGCATCGATTCCGCCGAGCTGGTCTTCGAGGACTACCGCGTCCCGGCCGACCGGCTGATCGGCGGGGTCGAGGGCCGCGGCATGGCCTGCGCCATCTCCGGCCTGGAGCTGGGCCGCGTCAACGTGGCGGCGCGCGGCGTCGGCGTCGCCCAGGCGGCGCTGGACGAATCCGTCAAGTACAGCCAGCAGCGCAAGACCTTCGGCAAGCCGATCCACGAGCATCAGGCCGTGGCGATGAAGCTGGCCGACATGGCGACCCGCGTCTCGGCGGCGCGGCTGCTCGTCCAGCAGGCGGCCAAGGCGCTCGACCGCGGCGAGCGCTGCGACTACGAGGCCGGCATGGCCAAGCTCTTCGCCTCCGAGGCGGCGGTGGAAAATTCCCTGGACGCCATGCGCATCCACGGCGGCTACGGCTACTCCAAGGAGTTCGTGGTGGAGCGGCTCTACCGCGACGCCCCCCTGCTGTGCATCGGCGAGGGCACCAACGAGATCCAGCGCATCATCATCGCCAAGCGGCTGATCGAGCAGAATCCGGTGTGA
- a CDS encoding TRAP transporter large permease gives MTTIVAVVSLLFFVAAGVHIALALGVIAVGLLTFNFNIPVVLVAQMAWDSVDKYALVCIPFFIFAGNLMSRGNLALVILELVGTIIRYFRGGIALALAMSSVFFAAVNGSSVACAVALGPAAVKLMPREGYPPRFAASLVAVCGTLGLMIPPSLTFILIGSIVGLPITDLFIAGIVPGLFEAFLLGLTTLIVSRVKGYGHVGERPDWKGFGRRLPGAAGALMMPVLIIGTIYMGWFTPTEVSALAAIYAVVLVTMVYRTANLAAVWETARESVLQTVMIYGVLLGSGLLTAVLTRLGLSAELTAMLKEAQVSPFEFLLAVNLLLLVIGMFLDGVSMIVLLAPILFPMAQAVGVNPIHFAVIMTALVEVATLTPPVGLNLFVMSRITKMPLHSIVKGVLPFYGMRVVALIAINAFPALSLVLLT, from the coding sequence ATGACCACCATCGTAGCCGTCGTCAGCCTGCTGTTCTTCGTGGCCGCGGGCGTGCACATCGCGCTGGCGCTGGGCGTCATCGCGGTCGGCCTGCTGACCTTCAACTTCAACATCCCGGTCGTCCTGGTCGCGCAGATGGCCTGGGATTCCGTGGACAAATACGCGCTGGTCTGCATCCCGTTCTTCATCTTCGCCGGCAACCTGATGTCGCGCGGCAACCTCGCCCTGGTCATCCTGGAGCTGGTCGGGACGATCATCCGCTACTTCCGCGGCGGCATCGCCCTGGCGCTGGCCATGTCCAGCGTGTTCTTCGCCGCGGTCAACGGCTCGTCGGTGGCCTGCGCCGTGGCGCTCGGCCCGGCGGCGGTGAAGCTGATGCCGAGGGAGGGCTACCCGCCCCGCTTCGCCGCCTCGCTGGTCGCGGTCTGCGGCACGCTGGGCCTGATGATCCCGCCGTCGCTGACCTTCATCCTGATCGGCTCCATCGTCGGCCTGCCGATCACCGACCTGTTCATCGCCGGCATCGTGCCCGGCCTGTTCGAGGCGTTCCTGCTCGGCCTCACCACGCTGATCGTCAGCCGGGTCAAGGGCTACGGCCATGTCGGCGAGCGCCCGGACTGGAAGGGCTTCGGCCGGCGCCTGCCGGGTGCCGCCGGGGCGCTGATGATGCCGGTGCTCATCATCGGCACGATCTACATGGGCTGGTTCACTCCGACCGAGGTGTCGGCCCTGGCCGCCATCTACGCGGTCGTCCTGGTGACAATGGTCTACCGCACGGCCAACCTCGCCGCGGTGTGGGAGACGGCGCGGGAGTCGGTCCTCCAGACGGTGATGATCTACGGCGTGCTGCTCGGCTCCGGCCTGCTGACCGCGGTGCTGACCCGCCTCGGCCTGTCCGCCGAGCTGACCGCGATGCTCAAGGAGGCGCAGGTCTCCCCCTTCGAGTTCCTGCTGGCGGTCAATCTGCTGCTGCTCGTCATCGGGATGTTCCTGGACGGCGTGTCGATGATCGTGCTGCTGGCGCCGATCCTGTTCCCGATGGCCCAGGCGGTGGGGGTGAACCCGATCCACTTCGCCGTCATCATGACCGCGCTGGTGGAGGTGGCGACCCTGACGCCGCCGGTCGGCCTGAACCTGTTCGTGATGAGCCGCATCACCAAGATGCCGCTCCATTCCATCGTGAAGGGGGTGCTGCCCTTCTACGGGATGCGGGTGGTTGCGCTGATCGCCATCAACGCCTTCCCGGCCCTGTCGCTGGTCCTGCTGACGTAA
- a CDS encoding TRAP transporter small permease has protein sequence MPGTDTLTSAATSAAPHNQATSPAADAASSPGRGLPGWWSFIEDRILLNVATILMMAAIGFMFYEASSRSLLSESHWWAEELVRFLVVWSVLLSLGVGTRHGHYIRMDLLLNMMPHRVRLAFAWLNSLIGLAFSVLLVIAGVQEVAHLQAIGMFTESNLDLPLWTVRLVLPLGGVLYGFAFVGNIILLLRGHDPDPPVEGENL, from the coding sequence ATGCCGGGAACCGATACATTGACGTCCGCGGCGACCTCCGCGGCCCCGCACAACCAGGCGACGTCGCCCGCGGCGGACGCCGCCTCGTCGCCGGGCCGCGGCCTGCCGGGCTGGTGGAGCTTCATCGAGGACCGCATCCTTCTGAACGTCGCCACGATCCTGATGATGGCGGCCATCGGCTTCATGTTCTACGAGGCGTCCAGCCGCTCCCTCCTGTCGGAAAGCCACTGGTGGGCGGAGGAGCTGGTCCGCTTCCTGGTGGTGTGGAGCGTCCTGCTGTCGCTGGGAGTCGGCACGCGGCACGGCCACTACATCCGCATGGACCTGCTGCTGAACATGATGCCGCACCGGGTGCGGCTGGCCTTCGCCTGGTTGAACAGCCTGATCGGGCTGGCCTTCAGCGTGCTTCTGGTGATCGCCGGCGTGCAGGAGGTCGCTCACCTCCAGGCCATCGGCATGTTCACGGAATCCAACCTCGACCTGCCGCTCTGGACGGTCCGGCTGGTGCTGCCGCTGGGCGGGGTGCTCTACGGCTTCGCCTTCGTCGGCAACATCATCCTGCTGCTGCGCGGCCACGATCCCGATCCGCCCGTCGAGGGCGAGAATCTCTGA
- a CDS encoding amidase — MTDPTSLTLTEAARAVRDGALRAEALADACLDRIARLNPTLNAVLSVEPEEALAAARAADAEARAGRLRGPLHGVPLAHKDMFYRAGKRCTCGSPTIRGGFRPERTATVLERLDAAGAVTLGTLHMAEFAMGPTGHNAHLGRCRNPWDPNRITGGSSSGSGAAVAARLAFGSLGSDTGGSVRLPAALCGVVGLKPTQGATPMDGVMPLSDSLDCVGPLARSAEDAATLFSLITGRTDAVDGLGQGVEGLRLGIPRQFYYDGLDPAVAAALEQARAVLERAGARVVEVDIPDHEPYGDLANLVFTPEAAAVHAPWLRERPQDYGPQVRARLLQGLMVPAASYLQAKQLRALHLRAMIDGPFARCDALFVAALRGRVPTAAQTDVGAGPAMAAVVAGVAALTRPVSYLGLPALVTPAGFDPDGMPIAMQLIGRPQAESTLLRIADAYERATGWLSRVPQTQVFS; from the coding sequence ATGACCGATCCCACATCGCTGACCCTGACGGAGGCCGCGAGGGCGGTCCGCGACGGCGCGCTGCGGGCGGAGGCCCTGGCCGACGCCTGCCTCGACCGCATCGCCCGGCTGAATCCGACGCTCAACGCCGTCCTGTCGGTCGAGCCGGAGGAGGCGCTGGCCGCCGCCCGCGCCGCCGACGCGGAGGCGCGGGCCGGGCGGCTGCGCGGGCCGCTGCACGGCGTGCCGCTGGCCCACAAGGACATGTTCTACCGCGCCGGCAAGCGCTGCACCTGCGGTTCCCCGACGATCCGCGGCGGCTTCCGCCCGGAGCGGACGGCCACGGTGCTGGAGCGGCTGGACGCGGCGGGGGCGGTGACGCTCGGCACGCTGCACATGGCCGAATTCGCCATGGGGCCGACCGGGCACAACGCCCATCTCGGGCGCTGCCGCAACCCCTGGGACCCCAACCGCATCACCGGCGGCTCCTCCTCCGGCTCCGGGGCGGCGGTGGCGGCGCGGTTGGCCTTCGGCTCGCTGGGGTCGGACACCGGCGGGTCGGTGCGGCTTCCGGCGGCGCTGTGCGGCGTGGTCGGGCTGAAGCCGACGCAGGGGGCGACGCCGATGGACGGCGTGATGCCGCTGTCGGACAGCCTGGACTGCGTCGGCCCGCTCGCCCGCAGCGCGGAGGACGCGGCGACGCTGTTCTCGCTGATCACCGGGCGGACGGACGCCGTGGACGGCCTCGGCCAGGGGGTCGAGGGGCTGCGGCTGGGCATCCCGCGGCAGTTCTATTACGACGGCCTCGACCCCGCCGTGGCCGCCGCGCTGGAGCAGGCGCGGGCAGTGCTGGAGCGCGCCGGCGCCCGCGTCGTGGAGGTGGACATCCCCGACCACGAGCCCTACGGCGACCTCGCCAACCTCGTCTTCACGCCGGAGGCGGCGGCCGTCCACGCGCCCTGGCTGCGCGAGCGTCCGCAGGACTACGGCCCGCAGGTGCGCGCGCGGCTTCTGCAGGGGCTGATGGTGCCGGCGGCCTCCTACCTCCAGGCGAAGCAGCTTCGCGCGCTTCATCTCCGGGCGATGATCGACGGCCCCTTCGCCCGGTGCGACGCGCTGTTCGTCGCCGCCCTGCGCGGCCGCGTGCCGACCGCCGCCCAGACCGACGTGGGCGCCGGGCCGGCGATGGCCGCGGTGGTCGCCGGGGTGGCGGCGCTGACCCGTCCGGTCTCCTACCTCGGTCTGCCGGCGCTCGTCACGCCCGCCGGCTTCGATCCGGACGGGATGCCCATCGCCATGCAGCTCATTGGCCGCCCGCAGGCGGAGTCCACGCTGCTGCGCATCGCCGACGCCTACGAGCGCGCCACCGGCTGGCTGAGCCGCGTCCCCCAGACCCAGGTCTTCTCGTGA
- a CDS encoding CoA transferase has protein sequence MLPLEGVTVIAVEQYGAGPFGTMLLADLGAEVIKVENPAEGGEVGRHVGPHFFGPGNSHFYQSFNRNKRSITLNLKHPEGMAVLHELVRHADAVLDNLRGDLPDKLGLTYEHLKAVNPKIVCAHLSAYGRTGPRRAWPGYDYLMQAEAGYLSVTGEPDGPPARFGMSVVDMMTGLMTAFGLVSGVVGARASGKGSDVDVSLFDTALHNMTYLATWYLNGGHNQGREPRSAHPSLTPSQLYRTRDGWLFVMCNKEKFWPVFCDKIGKPEWGNDPRFRSFKDRLANREQLTVLLDEVLGQRDTAEWVEILGGAVPAAPVLDIAQSLENPFVRDSDRVADFVYPDGSSGVRMLTGPVRIGGETLPTRTAPALGADTEEVLGRIGIGPERIAALREQGAL, from the coding sequence GTGCTACCCCTCGAAGGCGTCACCGTCATCGCCGTGGAGCAATACGGCGCCGGCCCGTTCGGCACCATGCTGCTGGCCGATCTCGGGGCTGAAGTCATCAAGGTCGAGAATCCCGCCGAGGGCGGCGAGGTCGGCCGCCATGTCGGCCCCCATTTCTTCGGCCCCGGCAACAGCCACTTCTACCAGTCCTTCAACCGCAACAAGCGCAGCATCACCCTCAACCTGAAGCACCCCGAGGGCATGGCGGTGCTGCACGAGCTGGTGCGCCACGCCGACGCCGTTTTGGACAACCTGCGCGGCGACCTGCCGGACAAGCTGGGGCTGACCTACGAGCATCTGAAGGCGGTCAACCCGAAGATCGTCTGCGCCCACCTGTCCGCCTACGGGCGCACGGGGCCGCGGCGGGCCTGGCCGGGCTACGACTATCTGATGCAGGCGGAGGCCGGCTACCTGTCGGTGACCGGCGAGCCGGACGGCCCGCCCGCCCGCTTCGGCATGTCGGTGGTCGACATGATGACCGGCCTGATGACCGCCTTCGGCCTCGTCTCCGGCGTGGTCGGGGCGCGGGCCAGCGGCAAGGGCTCGGACGTGGACGTCAGCCTGTTCGACACGGCGCTGCACAACATGACCTACCTCGCCACCTGGTACCTCAACGGCGGCCACAACCAGGGGCGGGAGCCGCGCTCCGCGCACCCCTCGCTGACCCCGTCGCAGCTCTACCGGACGCGCGACGGCTGGCTGTTCGTGATGTGCAACAAGGAGAAGTTCTGGCCGGTCTTCTGCGACAAGATCGGCAAGCCGGAATGGGGGAACGACCCACGCTTCCGCAGCTTCAAGGACCGGCTCGCCAACCGCGAACAGCTCACCGTCCTGCTGGACGAGGTGCTCGGCCAGCGCGACACGGCGGAGTGGGTGGAGATCCTCGGCGGCGCCGTTCCCGCCGCCCCGGTCCTCGACATCGCGCAATCGCTGGAGAACCCCTTCGTCCGCGACAGCGACCGGGTGGCCGACTTCGTCTATCCGGACGGGTCCAGCGGGGTGCGGATGCTGACCGGGCCGGTGCGCATCGGCGGCGAGACGCTGCCCACCCGCACCGCCCCGGCGCTGGGCGCCGACACCGAGGAGGTGCTGGGCCGCATCGGCATCGGGCCGGAGCGGATCGCCGCGCTGCGCGAGCAGGGGGCGCTGTGA
- a CDS encoding GntR family transcriptional regulator has protein sequence MKTAVRPASVRPSAAEGPRFQEILEALRADISDGRVGVGERLPTEQELCLRFSASRYTVREALRRLQDLGLIARRQGSGSVVTAARPDGRFHNTLSSLAEIGQYASSTRLEVLAVEKILVEGRTAELLRSQPDTPWVRVVALRRQPGERTPLCYTEVFLPAAFDDVAQAIGTFPVAVYAVLESRYGLRIEEVVQSIEATSADANLASRLSVEVGTPILVVIRHYLDAEGNALEVAVSSHAAGRYRYEMTLQRSG, from the coding sequence GTGAAGACCGCCGTTCGCCCGGCCTCCGTCCGCCCGTCCGCCGCGGAGGGGCCGCGTTTCCAGGAAATCCTGGAGGCGCTGCGCGCCGACATCTCGGACGGGCGGGTCGGGGTCGGCGAACGGCTGCCGACCGAGCAGGAGCTGTGCCTGCGCTTCTCCGCCAGCCGCTACACGGTGCGGGAGGCGTTGCGCCGGCTCCAGGATCTCGGCCTGATCGCGCGCCGCCAGGGCTCGGGGTCGGTGGTGACCGCCGCCCGGCCCGACGGGCGGTTCCACAACACGCTGTCCAGCCTCGCGGAGATCGGGCAGTACGCCTCCTCCACCCGGCTGGAGGTGCTAGCGGTGGAGAAGATCCTGGTGGAGGGGCGGACGGCGGAGCTTCTGCGCTCCCAGCCGGACACGCCCTGGGTCCGGGTGGTGGCGTTGCGCCGCCAGCCGGGGGAGCGGACTCCGCTCTGCTACACCGAGGTGTTCCTGCCGGCCGCCTTCGACGACGTGGCCCAGGCCATCGGCACCTTTCCGGTCGCGGTCTACGCGGTGCTGGAAAGCCGCTATGGCCTGCGCATCGAGGAGGTCGTGCAATCCATCGAGGCGACCTCGGCGGACGCCAACCTGGCGTCCCGCCTGTCGGTGGAGGTCGGCACCCCGATCCTAGTGGTGATCCGCCATTATCTGGACGCCGAAGGAAACGCGCTGGAGGTGGCGGTCAGCAGCCACGCGGCCGGACGATACCGCTATGAGATGACGCTGCAACGATCCGGGTAA